In the Desulfovibrio sp. Huiquan2017 genome, ATCTCCACCCGGCTACACAAGCACATGCTTGCCATGGCCGTCCAGAAGACCCTGGAAGAGGAATAGGAATATTCGACAGCACCAAAAAGAAGCGGCCGTGCCCCAAGGGACGCGGCCGCTTCTTTTTGGATGAAAACTAGTTTTCCAGGGTCGCCAGGAGTTCCTGGGCCTCGCTCATGCGGGCGAAGGATGTATTTTTGAAGACCTCGCCCTCCACGGCCTTGACGAATTCGTCATACGTCATGATCCGGAAATCCATCATCACGCCCTTGACCTTGAAGTACAACTCAAGGAAGGCGAAGACCGGCTCCTCCTCGAAGCACTTGGCCAGCTCCCGGCCGCTATTCAAGGCCGTAAACGGCTTGTTCAGGCCGCCCAGGTGGAACATGTCCAGGCCGGACTGGCCGTCCGTGACCACGCCGAGAAGGTTGAAGGTCTGAAGCTTGGACGCGAATGCTTCGCTCATGTTCGGGAATTCGAGGAGATCCTTCTTGGGATACATGCCCACAAAGACCATCTGTCCGCCCTCTTCGGTCATGGTGTGCCGAAAGACGTGCTCATCCCGGTTCTTCCGGGCAGCCTTGACGGTTTCGTAGAGATCGAGGGCAAAGGCGAGTTTCAATTCTTCGGCGACGTTCCGGTCCATGTGCTTCTCCATTAGATGATGCCGTGCAGGGGGCCGCCCTTGGCTCCCAATTCGTCCACGCGCTTCTCCACCTCGGGATCCTCCTCAAGGGGCGGCGCATGGTAGGTTTTCAGTCTTGCGTCCAGCACCAGGGCCTTGTCCGCGCCCCAGTGCTTGGCGTGGGTGAAGGCCCCCGCGCCATAAATGTCCGTGGCCGGATCGGACCGGGTGAAGGTCACCCACAGGAAATTGTCCCATCCGTCCGCCGTGAAGCGGGCGTCATCGGCCACCACGATGAGCGGGAACCCTTCGATGCCCGGGACCCTGCCCAGCGTCTCTCCCAGCCGCTCCAAAGCCGGGTCCTGCTGATCCCGCTTGCGGCGATGCCGGGGGCCCTTGACGATCAGAATGCCCGGCGCGAAGACTCTCGGATCGCGGAAACCGCGCGGCAGGTCGAGCCCGGACGGAAGTTCGGTCCCCAGTTCACGCTTGCGCCCCCCGGCCACGGCGAGAATGAGCTTGGAGCCCTGGTTCAGACTGATGCCCGAATAATCCAGGGTGTCGATGGTTGTCCGGGTAATGAAATGCAAATCGCGGGTCAGATCCACCCGTTCCAGCAAATGGCGGAAAAAGGCGGGCACGTCGTGGCAGCCGGTCCCGGCGGGCAGGTCCTCGCGAGCCGCAATGAGCACGTATTTGGACAATGCGGTCTGAGTGTTGCCGAGCAGAGCCATGGCGTTGGTTAGAAGCTCCTGGGGCTGACGCTCGGCCGCGTAGGGCACATATCGCTCGCTGCCCACGGCCAGGAGCAGCGGGTGCACTCCGGCCGCGTCCACGGCATGGACTTCATGCACCCCCGCGAAGACCGACGGGACCAACTCGGCGGTCAGTTCATGGACGAACTGGCCGAACAGGGTATCTTCCTGGGGGGGGCGTCCCACGGTCGTGAAGGGCCAGACCGCGTCGTCGCGGTGATAGACCTTGTCCACACGCAGAACCGGGAAATCATGGACCAGGCTGTAATACCCCAGATGGTCGCCAAAGGGCCCCTCGGGCTTCTCGCCGCCCTTCACGACGGTTCCGCAGATGCAGAAATCCGCCTCGGCCGGAATAGGCAACCCTCCGGGCCGCCGGACCATGGGGATGCGATGCCCGCCCAGCGCGCCCGCAAAAAAAAGTTCGGCCAGCCCTTCGGGCAAAGGCATCATGGCCGCCACGGTCATGGCAGGCGCACCGCCCACCGCGATGTTGACCTTGAGCGGCTCCCCCCGGCGGAGGGCTTCGGCGTGGTGGTGGCCGATGCCCCGATGGATCTGGTAATGCAGCCCCACCTCCCGGTCCGGCACATAGTCGTTGCCAGACAATTGGACGCGGTACATGCCCAGGTTGGACCCGGCATACCCGGGCCGGGACGGATCCTCGGTATAGACTTGGGGCAACGTCACGTAGGCGCCGCCGTCCATGGGCCAGGACTTGAGCCCCGGCAGGCTGGAAACGGCCGTCTCATTGGCCATGACCGGCCCGTCGGCGACCGTCTTGGGCAAGGTGTGCCAAGCGGTCCGGGGCGCGCCCAGGTATTGCCACGGATGACGCAGCAACTCCATGGGATCCAGTTTGAGCTTCATCAACCGCTCCACCGTGTCCACGGTGTCGCGAAAAAGAAAGCGCATGCGCTCGCGGGTGCCGTAAAGATTTGCGGCCATAGGGAAACGGCATCCCCGGACGTTGCCGAAAAGCAAAGCCGGGCCCTTGGCCCGGAACACCCGGCGCTGGATGGCGCCGATCTCCAAATCCGCATCCACGCATTTGTCGATGCGAACGAGTTCCCCCGCGGCCTCAAGGGCCTCAAGGCATTCACGCGTATTCCTGTATCCCATTGCGGTTCCCGTTTGTTGACTTGTAGCGTGACAATCTAGACGGAAACAGCGGAAAAGTTAAGCGAAGAATCAATTCGAACGGGGGTCGGGAAGCGGGAGCCGCCGGGCTAGTGCGCAGCGGCGGGAGGTTGCCAGACGCAGTCGTACTCCGCGAGCGACAACCGGCGGTAGGCCAGGTCAAGCTCCTCGTCCAGCGGCTTCATCCAGCGCGAGGCGAGATTACGGCATGTGTTGCAGAACTCTCCGGGGAAACGGCATACCAGGCAATAAGGCTGATAGTCGTCGCAGCTTGCGGAATTCCAGGGACGCTGATGGCCGAGAATGCATTTCTTGTGATGGAATACGCATTCATGACAATCATTTGACATCGTTAACATTTTACGCATTGCTCAATCCTCCGAACCGGGTAATGTCTCAGTCTGCCCTGTAAGCACGGCCAACGCTTTTTTTGTATTATAATTTAAACGCCCTCGCCCGAGGTCCCCACGCCGGACGGAACATCGCGACCAACCGGCCGGAATTGCGTCACTCTTTCGCGACAACGTTTCCCGGCCTTGTCATTCGTCGGGTATCTGCTAGATTTGCCGCACCCAAAACACACGTTCGGAGGATACTAATGCCCCTCATTCAATGGGATGAAACCATGTCCGTGGACATGGACGAGCTGGACGAGCAACACAGGGAATTGATCGACCTGATCAATGAGACCTATACGGCCATCCAACGCCACGACGAGCCGCAGATGATTCTGCTCCTGGATAAAATGCGCGATTATTCCATCGTCCACTTCGAAGCCGAGGAGGCGATCCTGCGCAGTTGCGGCTACCCCGGGACCGAGGCCCACGCCGCGCAACACCGTTCCTTCGAGGCCAGGGTGGCCGACTTCCGGCGCGACATGTTCACCAAGACCAACCTCTCCCAGGTTTTCATCTTCCTCAGCCGCTGGCTGAGCAGCCACATCATGCACGAGGACCGCAAATTCATTCCCTGGCTCCCGGAAACGGACGACGAGGGAGCATAAAAAACGACAAAGGCCCCTGCCGATCGGCAGGGGCCTTGTTCTTCGCGGTGGTGGGCTATGCAAGATTCGAACTTGCGACCTCTTGCTCCGGAGGCAAGCGCTCTATCCAACTGAGCTAATAGCCCGCGGAAGGAAGTAGCTATACTTCGCCTTCACCTTTGTCAAGGCTATACTAATCCCTGAAAAGATGAAACAGGAAACGGGGCGAAGTCGCACCGGGCGGTTTCCCCTTGCAAAAAAATCTCAAAAAAGTCTATATGCTCAGGTGTCACCCGAGCGGGAGAACGCATGGAATCAAAACGCATCATTCTGGCGGTCAGCGGCGCGAGCGGCAGTCTGTACGCCGCATCCCTGATCAAGGGACTCGTCAACCGCGACGACGTGGAACTGCACGTCATCATTTCCGACGCCGCCCGAAAGGTGCTGGCCCTGGAGACCGATCTTCAGCCCGACGCCCTGACCCGAGGCGCGGCCGGGGTCCACGCCCCCGACGACATCACCGCCCCGCCCGCCAGCGGCTCGTGGAAACATGACGGCATGATCATCTGCCCCTGCTCCATGGCCACCATGTCCGCCGTGGCCACGGGCTTCGGCCACACCCTCATCCATCGGGCGGCGGACGTGGCCCTCAAGGAGCGGAGAAAGCTGATCCTGGTGCCGCGTGAAACCCCGCTGTCAGCCATCCACCTGCAAAACATGCTCACGGCCACCCGCGCCGGAGCTATCATTCTACCGGCGAGTCCGGGCTTCTACCAACGCCCGGCGACCATTGCGGACCTGACCGACCAGGTGGCCGGCAAGGTCCTTGATCAACTGGACATCCCCCACACCCTGTTCCGGCGGTGGGGCGAATAGGAGAAACGTCATGGAAATTACATGGTTCGGCCACGCGAACTTCAGAATCAAAGCCGCCGACGCCACCCTGTTCATCGACCCATTTTTCGTGGGCAACCCCAGTGCCCCCGCTTCCTACAAGGATGTGGACGAATGCAACCTCATCCTGGTCACCCACGACCACCATGACCACATCGGCCAGACCTTGGAGATGGCCGTCAAGCACGACGCCGAGGTCGTGGCCATGTTCGACGTGATCCAGGCCCTCATCAAGCAAGGGCTGCCGGAGCGCCTGGGCGTGGGCATGAATATCGGCGGCACGGTCAGCCGCCTGGGGCTGGACATCCAAATGGTCCAGGCAATGCACTCCTCGGCCCACGGCATGCCCGCGGGCTTTATCATTACCCAGCCGGGTGGCCTGTGCGTCTATGATTCGGGCGACACGGGCCTGTTCGGGGACATGGAACTGATCGGGGAACTTCACGACATCGACGTGGCCATATTGCCCATCGGCGGCAGGTTCACCATGGACGCGCGACAGGCGGCCTACGCCTGCAAGCTGCTCAAATGCAGGAAGCTCATCCCCCAGCACTGGGGAACGTGGCCCATCCTGGCCCAGAACACCCGGGACATGGCCGAACAGCTCGCCCTGGTGGCCCCGGATACCGACATGCTCGAGCTGGCCGTGGGCGAGCCCGTGACCCTCTAGTCAGCTAGAGTTCCTCGTAGACCGCCGGGTCCTGCCCCTTGAGGCGGCCATCCGGACGCGTGAGCGCGTCGATGGTTGCCATGTCCGCATCGCACAACTGGAAATTGAAGACATTCAAATTCTCCGCCCGGCGGTCGGCCGTGGCCGACCTGGGCAGGGGCACAACGCCAGACTGGATGTGCCAGCGCAGGACGACCTGAGCCACGGTCTTGCCCGTGACCTCGGCTATTTCGCACAAGGTGCCGTCTTTCAGGATATCGACGCCTTGACCCAACGGGCTCCACGCCTGGGTGACGACGTTGTGCCGCCGGTCAAAGGCCCGTTGCGGCCTCTGGGAAAAATACGGGTGCAGCTCCACCTGATTGACCGCCGGGGCCACGCCGGTTTCCCGGACCAGGGCCTCCACATGTTCGGGCAGAAAATTGCACACGCCCACCGAGCGGACCAGACCACGCTCCCGAGCTTCGAGCAGGCCCTCCCACGCCTCCACGAACAATCCGCGCTTCGGGTTGGGCCAATGGATCAGATAGAGATCCCAGTAGTCCAGTCCGGCCCGATACAGGGACTCTTCCACCGTGCGCAGGGCCTCAGCGCGCCGCTGGTGTCGGCCCGGCAGTTTGGAGACCAGGAACAACTCCTCGCGGGGGATGTCCGCCCACCGGACGGCCTCGCCAAGGGCCCCCTCATTCTCGAAGTTGAAGGCCGAATCCAAAAGACGGTATCCGGCCCGAATGCCGTCGGCCATGGCCTCCACGCCGGCGGCTCCGTTAAGCGTATAAGTACCGAGCCCGATGGCGGGCATAGTCCGGCCGTCATTCAGGTTGATGTCGGGAATACGGATTTCGTGCATGGATCGTCTCCGGGTGGATGGGCGTGAGGCGCGGGCGGCGCCAAGGCCGTTTTGGTCAACATACGGCATTTCCGACGGGATTCAACCCGGGAAATCAGGCATCTCGCGACGACTTGAGGGTCTGGAGGGCGGCGTGAATCCGCTCTGCCCGCTTGGGTCCGATGCCGGGCACCCCACCGATGACCCGAGGGTCGGCCTCCAGCATGGCGTCCAGGGACTCGAAGCGATCCCAAAGAATGCGCGCGGTCTTGGGACCGATGCCGGGCAAGGAGGTCAACTCGCTGCTCAGGACCGCCTTCTTGCGCGCCCGGCGCTGTCTGCCCAGAACGAAACGATGAGCCGCGTCGCGGATCTTCTGCAGAAAAAGCAATTCCGGACTGCCGGGCTTGAGCGGCATGGGATTCTTGCGCCCGGGCCGGAAGATCACGTCCCCCAACTCACCCGCGCGCCGCGACTCGCCCTTGGCGATGGATGCCAGCTCCCAGCCGCACTCCTCGGTGCATTCGGCCAACCCCCTTTCCACGGCCGCTATCTGGCCGCGCCCACCGTCTATGAGCACCAGATCGGGCCACGGCGGGCCGGATTCCATGCGGCGCCGCGCCCACCCGGCCAGGGCTGCATAGTCGTCCCCGGTCCCCTCAAGATCGGGAAAGGCGTACAGTCGCGACGCTTCGGGATTGCGTCGGCCGTCCTCAAAGACGACCTGCCCCACGCGCATGTTCGTGCCCCCCAGGTGCGAAGCGTCCACGCACTCGATGCGCACAGGCTCCTCGGGCAGCCGCAACGCCCTTTGCAGTCGCGACGTGATGGTCTCGCTCGTCTCCACCGCCCGGGCGGCCACGTTGCGGGCAATGCCCAAGAGCTGCTTTTCCTGGGTATTTCGGGGCGCGACGATATGCACGTTCCCCCCGCCGCG is a window encoding:
- a CDS encoding UbiD family decarboxylase; amino-acid sequence: MGYRNTRECLEALEAAGELVRIDKCVDADLEIGAIQRRVFRAKGPALLFGNVRGCRFPMAANLYGTRERMRFLFRDTVDTVERLMKLKLDPMELLRHPWQYLGAPRTAWHTLPKTVADGPVMANETAVSSLPGLKSWPMDGGAYVTLPQVYTEDPSRPGYAGSNLGMYRVQLSGNDYVPDREVGLHYQIHRGIGHHHAEALRRGEPLKVNIAVGGAPAMTVAAMMPLPEGLAELFFAGALGGHRIPMVRRPGGLPIPAEADFCICGTVVKGGEKPEGPFGDHLGYYSLVHDFPVLRVDKVYHRDDAVWPFTTVGRPPQEDTLFGQFVHELTAELVPSVFAGVHEVHAVDAAGVHPLLLAVGSERYVPYAAERQPQELLTNAMALLGNTQTALSKYVLIAAREDLPAGTGCHDVPAFFRHLLERVDLTRDLHFITRTTIDTLDYSGISLNQGSKLILAVAGGRKRELGTELPSGLDLPRGFRDPRVFAPGILIVKGPRHRRKRDQQDPALERLGETLGRVPGIEGFPLIVVADDARFTADGWDNFLWVTFTRSDPATDIYGAGAFTHAKHWGADKALVLDARLKTYHAPPLEEDPEVEKRVDELGAKGGPLHGII
- a CDS encoding bacteriohemerythrin, with product MPLIQWDETMSVDMDELDEQHRELIDLINETYTAIQRHDEPQMILLLDKMRDYSIVHFEAEEAILRSCGYPGTEAHAAQHRSFEARVADFRRDMFTKTNLSQVFIFLSRWLSSHIMHEDRKFIPWLPETDDEGA
- a CDS encoding UbiX family flavin prenyltransferase; translation: MESKRIILAVSGASGSLYAASLIKGLVNRDDVELHVIISDAARKVLALETDLQPDALTRGAAGVHAPDDITAPPASGSWKHDGMIICPCSMATMSAVATGFGHTLIHRAADVALKERRKLILVPRETPLSAIHLQNMLTATRAGAIILPASPGFYQRPATIADLTDQVAGKVLDQLDIPHTLFRRWGE
- a CDS encoding metal-dependent hydrolase, with the protein product MEITWFGHANFRIKAADATLFIDPFFVGNPSAPASYKDVDECNLILVTHDHHDHIGQTLEMAVKHDAEVVAMFDVIQALIKQGLPERLGVGMNIGGTVSRLGLDIQMVQAMHSSAHGMPAGFIITQPGGLCVYDSGDTGLFGDMELIGELHDIDVAILPIGGRFTMDARQAAYACKLLKCRKLIPQHWGTWPILAQNTRDMAEQLALVAPDTDMLELAVGEPVTL
- a CDS encoding aldo/keto reductase, with the translated sequence MHEIRIPDINLNDGRTMPAIGLGTYTLNGAAGVEAMADGIRAGYRLLDSAFNFENEGALGEAVRWADIPREELFLVSKLPGRHQRRAEALRTVEESLYRAGLDYWDLYLIHWPNPKRGLFVEAWEGLLEARERGLVRSVGVCNFLPEHVEALVRETGVAPAVNQVELHPYFSQRPQRAFDRRHNVVTQAWSPLGQGVDILKDGTLCEIAEVTGKTVAQVVLRWHIQSGVVPLPRSATADRRAENLNVFNFQLCDADMATIDALTRPDGRLKGQDPAVYEEL